TCCTCCTCACTGAGCGTCGTCTCATTGGCGTTTTGTAACACATCGCAAGCCGCCACTGATAACATCAGCAGCAGCCCCAGTCCGCCATGATAAAACCGCTGCATAGCACACCTCCTGTGGTTTGATGATTCAGATGGTACGACAGGCCGGTCTATCAGCAACCGGCTATCTTCTCTACACACAAACCGGCCGCTTCCCCTATTCGAAGAGCCTCTCTTTGCAACTCAACGAAAATCAGCCAACGCAGCTCGTAGTTGCCGAAGTGCCTGTGCCATCTGGTTTTCTACCGTTTTCGGGCTGATGCCCAGCACCTCGGCCGCTTCTCGATACGTGAGTTCCTGCAAAAAACATAGTTCAAAAACGGCCCGTCGGCGTTCGGGAAGCCGGGCAATGGCCTCACGCAGCCGGGCCTGCAGCAGCGTTGCATCGGTGCGGCGATCGGCACCTGGCGCCGGATCCTTCAACTCCGGAAGCTCCTCCCGACTCAGGCGACGTGTATTCCGAAAATGGTTCAGCGCCCGATTGTGCCCGATGCGAAACAGAAACGCCCGCAGCGACCGGTTCGGATCAATCTGGGCCCGCCGTTCCCAGATAGCCAGAAAAGCCTGCTGCACCAGATCTTCAGCTACCTCCGGGGAAACGCCCATACGCTCCAGATAATGCAGCAAAAAAGCGTAGTAGCGCTCAAAAAATTGTCGAAACGCCTGTTGATCACCGTCTCGTATGCGCCGGGCCAGCGCAGCGTCGTCGAGCACCCCGACGGCCCCCTGCCGGGCCAGCAAAAGCAAAAGTCCAAGTGTCGCGTCCGTCATTGTCTGCTAAAGACAAACATTCCTTCTCCAATATCGGCAAAAACAGCACCGATTGAGCCTTGGAGCTCCGGCGTGCACCTACGAAGTTTCTGCTTTTATCTTGATTTGCACAGAATTGGGCCTTTTTATTCTCCTACGGCCCAGCAGCCAGAGAAGCCAATGCTGTTCACTCGTTTGCACATTGGCTGCACCGCTTCGGAAGCTTCGCTCACACCAGCGGCATTACCCACTGCACCTCGTACCTGGACCGACTACTGAGCACTCCCGGGATCCGTCAGATTACCCCTTCCAGCCTTAGAACATGCAACAAAAACCTGGGAAACCCGGAACTTTCCTCTCTACCAGACGAAAGACAGCGGCCCTGCGCACGCAGGGGTTTCTTTTTTCAAACACGAGCATACGCCATGAGCTATTCCCTACGCAATATCGCCATTGTGGCGCACGTCGACCACGGCAAAACGACGCTGGTCGACGCCATGCTCTGGCAAAGTGGTATCTTTCGGGCCAACCAGGAAGTGCAGGAGCGCGTGCTCGACTCGCTCGATCTGGAGCGGGAAAAGGGCATCACCATCATGGCCAAAAACACGGCCATCTGGTATAACGACGTCAAAATCAACATCGTCGATACCCCGGGCCACGCCGACTTTGGCGGTGAAGTCGAGCGCACGCTCCGCATGGTTGACGGTATCATGCTCCTGGTGGACGCAGCCGAAGGTCCCCTGCCCCAGACGCGCTTCGTGCTCTCCAAAGCGCTGGCACTGAAACTACCGGCGATCGTGGTGATCAACAAAATCGATCGCAAGGATGCGCGCCCCCGGCAGGTACTCGACGAGATCTACGACCTGTTCATTGACCTGGATGCTACCGAAGACCAGCTCGATTTCCCCATCCTTTACACGGTGGCCAAAGAAGGGCGCTGCACGCATGATCCTGACGCCCCGCTGACCGACCTGCGACCACTCTTCGAAGCCATTCTATCCCATATTCCACCGCCGCAGGGGGATCCGAACGCTCCCCTGCAGTTGCTTGTGACCCACGTGCAACCCGATCCGTATCGTGGACCGCTCGCTATCGGACGCGTTGTACAGGGCATGCTTCGCAATCGCCAGCGTGTGCTGTTGTGCCATCGGGACGGCCGGCGCACACTGGCTTCGGTGACGGCGCTGTTCGAGTTCGAAGGACTGCAGCGCGTTGAAACCGATACAGCCGGTCCGGGCGCCATTGTAGCCGTAGCAGGCATGCAGGGCATCGGGCTTGGCGAGTCGATTACTGAGGCGGACGACCCGCATCCCCTGCCGCCCCTGCACATCGACGAGCCCACGCTCTCGATGGAGTTTCGCGTCAACGACGGTCCGTTCGCCGGTCGCGAAGGCCAGTACGTCACTTCACGGCATCTGCGCGAACGCCTCTTCAAAGAGGCAGAAAACAATCTGGCGCTGCGCGTCGAAGCAACCGACTCACCGGATGCCTTCCTCGTCTACGGCCGTGGCGAACTGCAACTGGCCATCCTGATTGAGCAGATGCGCCGCGAAGGGTACGAGTTCACGGTGGGTCAGCCGCGCGTGCTCACACGTCGCATCGACGGCCAGCTCCATGAGCCCTACGAGCGCGTACTCATTGACGTGCCCGAAGCTTACATGGGCGTCGTCGTGCAGAAGCTGGGTATGCGCCGGGGCGTGCTCACGAAAATGATCAACCATGGCACGGGACGCGTCCGACTCGAATTTGAGATCCCCGCCCGCGGCCTCATTGGCTATCGCAGTGAGTTTCTGACCGACACCAAGGGCACCGGTCTGCTCAATCACCTTTTCGAGGGCTATCGGCCCTGGGCCGGTCCTATCACGCATCGAACTACCGGGGCCCTGGTGGCCGACCGCCCGGGTCGGGTAACCGCCTACGCCATGCTCAACCTGCAGGAGCGCGGAGAGCTGTTTGTCGAACCGGGCGAGGAGGTGTACACCGGGATGATCGTGGGCGAACACTGCCGCGAAGGCGACCTGGAAGTCAACATCACCCGCGAGAAAAAGCTTACCAACATGCGTTCGGCTACGGCCGAAGGATTTGAAAAGCTTGTGCCCCCCCGGAAGCTTTCGCTCGAAGAAGCAATCGAGTTCATTCGAGAAGACGAGCTGATCGAAGTAACCCCGAAGGCCATTCGCCTACGCAAACGCTACCTGGATCCCCACGAACGCAAGCGCCACACCCCCCACCAGCAGCAGGAGATGGCCTGAACGGACTTTCGCTCAACCTGGTAATCGCATCTTTCGGACAGACACCGGACTTTTTTGGACGGACCAAGAGGTCGGTCCCTGCTGGAATGGACATCGGTGAAAGACTGCCTCCGCTCCTGCAGGGAAACGCCGGTTGAAAGGGAGCGTTGCACTTTTCACCTTATGAAGCCTGCATTCACCGGAAAGACCGATGCACAACACGCACCCGCTGGCCCGTCTGCTGCAGCAGCGCATCCTGCTGCTCGATGGGGCGATGGGCACCATGATCCAACGCCATCGCCTCACAGAAGAAGATTTTCGGGGAACGCGCTTTGCCGACCATCCCGTCCCGCTCAAGGGCAACAACGACCTGCTCGTTCTGACCCAGCCCGACCTGATCCGCGACATCCACCGCGCCTACCTGGAAGCCGGTGCCGACCTGATCGAAACGAACACATTTAATGCCAACGCCATCTCTCAGGCTGACTATGGCCTGGAATCCCTGGTCTACGAACTCAACGTGGCCGCCGCCCGGCTGGCCCGCGAAGCCGCCGACGAATACACGCGCCGCACGCCCGAACGGCCCCGCTTCGTAGCTGGCGCCATCGGTCCCACCAACAAGACGCTTTCGATCTCACCCGACGTCAACAACCCCGGCTACC
The sequence above is a segment of the Rhodothermus sp. genome. Coding sequences within it:
- a CDS encoding RNA polymerase sigma-70 factor — protein: MTDATLGLLLLLARQGAVGVLDDAALARRIRDGDQQAFRQFFERYYAFLLHYLERMGVSPEVAEDLVQQAFLAIWERRAQIDPNRSLRAFLFRIGHNRALNHFRNTRRLSREELPELKDPAPGADRRTDATLLQARLREAIARLPERRRAVFELCFLQELTYREAAEVLGISPKTVENQMAQALRQLRAALADFR
- the typA gene encoding translational GTPase TypA; translation: MSYSLRNIAIVAHVDHGKTTLVDAMLWQSGIFRANQEVQERVLDSLDLEREKGITIMAKNTAIWYNDVKINIVDTPGHADFGGEVERTLRMVDGIMLLVDAAEGPLPQTRFVLSKALALKLPAIVVINKIDRKDARPRQVLDEIYDLFIDLDATEDQLDFPILYTVAKEGRCTHDPDAPLTDLRPLFEAILSHIPPPQGDPNAPLQLLVTHVQPDPYRGPLAIGRVVQGMLRNRQRVLLCHRDGRRTLASVTALFEFEGLQRVETDTAGPGAIVAVAGMQGIGLGESITEADDPHPLPPLHIDEPTLSMEFRVNDGPFAGREGQYVTSRHLRERLFKEAENNLALRVEATDSPDAFLVYGRGELQLAILIEQMRREGYEFTVGQPRVLTRRIDGQLHEPYERVLIDVPEAYMGVVVQKLGMRRGVLTKMINHGTGRVRLEFEIPARGLIGYRSEFLTDTKGTGLLNHLFEGYRPWAGPITHRTTGALVADRPGRVTAYAMLNLQERGELFVEPGEEVYTGMIVGEHCREGDLEVNITREKKLTNMRSATAEGFEKLVPPRKLSLEEAIEFIREDELIEVTPKAIRLRKRYLDPHERKRHTPHQQQEMA